From Triticum aestivum cultivar Chinese Spring chromosome 7B, IWGSC CS RefSeq v2.1, whole genome shotgun sequence:
gatataaattgttgtatgagatgatcatgttttgtaacaaagttatcagcaacgagcaggagccatatggttgtcgctttattgtatgcaatgcaatcgccatgtaaatgttttactttatcactaagcggtagtgatagtcgtagtaaaaatagttggcgagacgacaatgatgctacgatggagatcaaggtgtcgcgtcggtgacattggtgatcatgacgatgcttcggtgatggagatcatgagcacaagatgatgatggccatatcatgtcacatattttgattacatgtgatgtttatcatttatgcatcttattttgcttagaacgtcggtagcattataagatgatcccttactaattTCAAGGTacaggtgttctccctgagtatgcaccgttgctatagttcgtcatgccgagacaccacgtcatgaccgggtgtgataagatctacgttcacatacagcgggtgcaagccagttttgcacacgcagaatactcgggttaaacttgatgagcctagcttatgcaaatatggcctcggaacactgagaccgaaaggtcgagcgtgaatcatatagtagatatgatcaacatactgatgttcaccactggaaaccactccatctcacatgatgatcggacatggtttagttgatttggatcacatgatcacttagataattagagggatgtctatctaagtgggagttcttaagtaatatgattacttaaactttaatttatcatgaacttagtacctgatagtattttgcatgtctacgttgttgtagatcaatggcccgtgctactgttcctttgaattttaatgcgttcctagagaaagctaagttgaaagatgatggtagcaactacacagactgggtccgtaacttgaggattatcctcattgctgcacagaagaattacgtcctggaaacaccgttgggtgccaggcctgctgcagatgctactgatgatgttaagaacgtctggcagagcaaagctgatgactactcgatagttcagtgtgccatgctttacggcttagaatcgggattccaaagaagttttgaacgtcatggagcatatgagatgttccaggagttgaagttcaagcaaatgcccgagttgagagatatgaagtctccaacaagttctacagctgcaaaatggaggagaatagttctgtcagtgaacacatacccaaaatgtctgggtatcataatcacttgactcaactaggagttgatcttccagttgattgtgtcagtgacagagttcttcaataactaccaccaagctataaaggcttcatgatgaactataatatgcaagggatgaacaagactattcccaagctcttcgcgatgctaaaggtcgtgaaggtagaaatcaaaaaggagcatcaagtgttgatggtcaataagaccactagcttcaagaaaaagggcaaaaggaagaaagggaacttcaagaaaaacatcaaaaaggttgttgctcaagagcagaaacccaagtatggacctaagcctgaaactgagtgcttctaatgcaaagggattggtcactggaagcaaaactgccccaagtgtttggcggataagaaggatggaaaagtgaaaggtatatttgatatacatattattgatgtgtacttaactaatgctcgcagtagcgcctgggtatttgatactggttctgttgctcatatttgcaactcgaaacaggggctacggattaagcaaagattggctaaggatgaggtgacgatgcgcgtgggaaatggttccaaagtcgatgtaaccgcagtcggcatgctacctctacttctaccatcgggattagttttagacctgaataattgttatttggtgccagcgttgagcatgaacattatatctggatattgtttaatgcgagacggttattcatttaaatcaaagaataatggttgttctatttatatgagtaatatcttttatggtcatgcacccctgctgagtggtatatttttgttgaatctcgatagtagtgatacacatattcatagtgttgaagccaaaagattgaagtttaataatgatagtgcaacttatttgtggcactgccgtttgggtcatatcggtataaaacgcatgaagaaactccatgctgatggaattttggaatcacttgattatgaatcacttggtgcttgcgaaccgtgccttatgggcaagatgactaaaactccgttctccggaacaatggaacgagctactgacttgttggaaataatacataccgatgtatgttaTCCAATGAGTATTAATGctcatggtgggtatcgttatttgcttaccttcatagatgatttaagcagatatggttatatctacttaatgaagcataagtctgaaacatttgaaaagttcaaagaatttcagagtgaagtggaaaatcatcgtgacaagaaaataaagtttctacgatctgatcatggaggagaatatttgagttacgtgtttggtcttcatttgaaacaacatgggatagtttcacaattaacgccacctggaacaccacagcgaaatggtgtgtccgaacatcgtaaccgtactttattagatagggtgtgatctatgatgcctcttactgatctaccgctatcgttttggggttgtgctttagagacggctgcattcactttaaatagggcaccatcaaaatccattgagatgacgccttatgaactgtggtttggcaagaaaccaaagttgtcgtttcttaaagtttggggctgtgatgcttatgtgaaaaagcttcaacctgataagctcgaacccaaatcggagaagtgcgtcttcataggatacccaaaggaaactgttgggtacaccatctatcacaaattcgaaggcaaaatctttgttgctaacaatggatcctttctagagaaggagtttctctcgaaagaagtgagtgggaggaaagtagaacttgatgaggtaactgtaccttctcccttattggaaagtagttcatcacagaaatcggttctagtgattcctacaccaattagtgaggaagctaatgatgatgatcatgaagcttcagatcaagttattaccgaacctcgtaggtcttccagagtaagatccgcaccagagtggtacggtaatcatgttctggaagtcatgttactagacaatgatgaacctacgaactatgaggaagcaatgatgagcccagattccgccaaatggcttgaggccatgaaatctgagatgggatccatgtatgagaataaagtgtggactttggtggacttgcccgatgatccgcgagccatagaaaataaatggatctttaagaagaataccGACGCAgccggtaatgttactgtttacaaagcatgacttgttgtgaaaggttttcgacaagttcaaggagttgactacgatgagactttctcacccgtagcgatgcttaagtctgtccgaatcatgttggcaatcgctgcattttatgattatgaaatttggcaaatggatgtcaaaactgcattcctgaatggatttctggaagaatagttgtatatgatgcaaccgaaaggttttgtctatccaaagggtactaacaaagtgtgcaagctccagcgatccatttatggactggtgcaagcctctcgaagttggaataaacgctttgatagtgtgatcaaagcatatggttttataaagacttttggataagcctgtatttacaagaaagtgagcgtgagctctatagcatttctaatcttatatgtagatgacatattgttgattggaaatgatatagaatttctggatagcataaaaggatatgtgaataagagtttttctatgaaagacctcagagaagctgcttacatattgggcatcaagatctatagagatagatcaagacgcttaattggactttcacaaagcacataccttgataaagttttgaagaggttcaaaatggatcagtcaaagaaagggttcttgcttgtgttacaaggtgtgaagttgagtcagactcaacgcccgactaccgcagaagatagagagaaaatgaaagtcattccctatgcttcagccataggttctatcatgtacgcaatgctgtgtacccgacctgatgtatgtcttgctataagcatagcagggaggtaccaaagtaatcccggagtggagcactagaAAGcgctcaagaacatcctgaaatacctgaaaaggactaaggatatgcttctcgtttatggaggtgaaaaagagctcatcgtaaacggttacatcgatgcaagctttgacacttatccgggtgactctaagtcacaaaccggatacatatttttattgaatggaggagctatcagttggtgtagttccaagcagagtgtcgtggcgggatctacgtgtgaagcggagtacattgctgcttcagaagcagcaaatgaaggagttcatatccgatctaggtgtcatacctagtgcatcgggtccaatgaaaatcttttgcgacaatactggtgcaattgccttggcaaaggaatccagatttcacaagagaaccaagcacatcaagagacgcttcaattacattcgtcatcaagtgtcggaaggggacatagagatttgcaagatacacacggatctgaatgttgcagacccgttgactaagcctcttccacgagcaaaacatgatcggcaccaaagctccatgggtgttagaatcattactatgtaatctactctagtgcaagtgggagactaaaggaaatatgccctagggcaataatatagttattgtttatttccttaattcatgataaatctttattattcatactagaattgtattaaccggaaacttagtacatgtgtgaatacatagacaaaacctatagtccctagtatgcctctacttgactagctcgttaatcaaagatggttatgtttcctaaccatagacatgtgttgtcatttgatgaacgtgatcacatcattaggagaatgatgtgatggacatgacccatccgttagcttagcattatgatcgtgtcagtttcatcgctactgctttcttcataacttatacaagttcctcggactatgagattatgcaactcccgaataccgaaggaacactttgtgtgctaccaaacgtcacaacataaatgggtgattataaaggtgctctacaggtgtctccaaaggtgtttgttgggttggcatagatcgagattaggatttgtcacttcgtgtttcggagaggtatctctgggccctctcggtaatactcatcagtataagcctcgcaagcattggccgataaagatcttcgtagaatatttaggaaccaatatgagcatccaggttccgctattggttattgaccaaagacgtgtctcgatcatgtctacatagtgctcgaacccgtagggtccgcacgcttaacattcgatgatgattggtattacgagtttatgtgatatgatgtaccaaagattgtttggagtcccggatgtgatcacggacatgacgaggagtctcgaaatggtcgagacgtaaagattgatatattggacgactatattcggacaccggaagtgttccagataagtttcggataaaatcggagtaccgggggttaccggaaccccccttgggaagctattgggcctcatgggacttagtggagaagagagagggcagccaggaggtggcgtgcggcccccttgccctagtccgaattagacaaggggaaggggcggcgggccccctctccttccttctctgcacctcctccttcccccttctccttgtaggaataggaaaggggggggcaaacctacttggagtaggattgcccgcccttggcgcgcctcctcccctggccggcctccttctcccttgctcctttatatatgggggcaggggggcaccctaggacacacaagttgattgtttagctgtgtgcggtgccccctccacagttacacacctcggtcatagcatcgtagtgcttaggcgaagccccgcgccggtaaattcatcatcaccgtcaccacgccgtcgtgctgaggaaactctccctcgacctcatctggatctagagttcgcgggacatcaccgagcaaaacgtgtgcagatcatggaggttccgtaccttcggtgctaggattggtcgggtcatgaagacatacaactacatcaaccgtgttgtcataacgcttccgtttttggtctacgagcgtacgtagacaatactctcccctctcgttgctatgcatcacctagtgatagatcttgcgtgatcgtagggatttttttgaaattaccgcattccccaatAGACCCATCACAAGTACTGATACGTTGTGTGCTCAAGTTCTAAAAGCTAAGTATTATCCTCACTACAATTTACTAAAGGCGGGCCCTAAAAATAGCTCTTCTTTCACATGGCAAAATATTGTGACCTGCCTATGTAGTTTTCGGAGAAGACACATTTGGAGAGTTggcacatgtgaatacatagatatTTGGGAGGACCACTGGATAGTAGGAAGTCCATCTAGAATGGCGCAAACACCTAAAGGCCAAATTCTGCTACAAACCATAAGTGATTTAATTGAACTTGCTACTTGAAGTTCGAATGAGATGCTCATAAGGGATGTTTTTAACCCAATTGACGTGGAAAGAATCTTGCTAATACCCTTAAGCAAACATCTAAAAGAAAATTTTGTGGCCTAGCATTTTACAAAATCATATATATTCATGGTAAATTTGGTGTACTATATTGAATGAGATCATGTCCATAGACACCGACTGACTAGAGCGGATGAGCAAGGGACAACTTCACGCAATCCTGTTTGGGACACCTTATGGAAGCTGAAAGTGCCAAGCAAAGTAAAAAAATTCGGAAGGAAAGCCTTGCATGGCATAATCCTAGCCCTGGCAGTGTTGGCTAATACAGACATTCCTACTCTAGGTCAATGTATGGCTTGCTCTTCGGGTCTTGAAGATATTAGGcatcttttttttgaaaagggggaaaACCCCCGGCCTCTGAAGATATTAGGCATCTAATGTTCACTTGTAGCCGTACACAAGATGTCTGGAAATCGCTGGGTCTTCAAGACATTATTATGAAGGCTACATATGTTGAACGATCTAGATCCATAGTTCTTGAAGAGATGCTTCAACGATAAAATAATAAATCACCAGTACTTGGGCAAGTTGGGTTAAAGGAGATGATTATCATGGGTGCTTGGTATATTTGGTGGCAACGTAGAGAGTTTGTAAAAGTGGTGGTTGTGGCTCCTCCACCTCAGTCAGCTTTTGCTATTCGAGCTATAGCAATGAACTATGTGGGAGCTTATTCAAAACCTGAACCACAAGCAACAACATGGTGCAGGCCACCAAGACTTTCATATAAGTTGAACATCGATGCATCTTTTTTTTAAATGAAACAGGTAGAGCAGGCGTAGTACTACGTAATGCAATTGGCGAAGCTATTGCAGGGGCTTGCTGGTCTCTAGATTGATTACTTGATGTAGCAACAACAGAGGCAACAATGCTTCAGAAGGGCATGTACATGATGGAAAAGTTGGGATGTGTCTCGGTAATAGTTGAAATAGATTCTATGGAACTTGTGCAAGCTCTTAATGGGGTCATTCAAATGTGGAGTCCATACTCGTCTATACAAGCAGATTGTTGTTAGATTGCATCTAGAATTGGGAACATCTCCATGCAACATTGCAACATGGAAGcgaacatgatggcgcacacatTAGTTAGACATGCTTTTACTTCTAATTCTTTTGTGTTTTGGGAGGGTAATCTCCCTAGCTTTATTGTCCCAGCTGTAATGAACGATATATCGTTATTCAACTTGAAATAAAGTGCGCCATGAtggcattccctcaaaaaaaacttaCAGTAGCAGAAGGTTACTTCTTGGACATGGAGTTTCTGCTCGTGAGCTCAAGTGCCCTCCATGAACAGTAAACTCGAAAATAATAGTTAAGAATAAAACTAAAaactgattttattttattttttcaataAACATTGGTGGATTGTCTGCATACTTCAAAAAATCATGAAGGACAAATATTCATTGTTATGGCAAAAAAGATCGATACTCCAAAAAGACTATTTTAAAAAGCATTTTGGAGAATCGATTTTGTATTTTGTTTTCCAGAACACTAGAATATTTTTTCTTCATAAATTTTTTCATGTTTGTAGAAAATTCATGATTtgttattttttaaaatattttttctgttttgtttaactttttttattttactattcatCATGGGTGTAGCAAAAGCCCACATTCGGGTACTTTTTTTGTCTTTTCCAAGTGTAGAGCTTTGCTCGAATTTCTGCACGTGCACTTAATGTATCATGGTCTGATCTATGTTTATCTTGAAACTTTAATTTAATACTAAGAGCATAGAATCCCATCATTCTGCGGCGACTATATCTCGCCTTAAGCGAGACCGCACAATTTCTCGCGGCCAGCCCAATAGCGGTCACTTAAAGGAAAtaggaagagaaagaaaagagagCGTCGCACGCAGGAGGATTTGATCCTTGGTGTACTAGTTGATCATGAGCGCAGCTAGCCATTGCGCTAGATTCACGTTCGTGATTAACTAGTAGGTCGGGCCTTCTTAGTCGAAACGAGCCTCGTTCCACTATATCTTATCCGTTTTTCAGGGGTTTTGTTTTTCAATGTTTTTaagattttttattttctttctttttgttgtttTTCTTTAATACTTTCTTGGTTTTCATTgggcttttcctttttttattttttcttcggtttttttcctttttttcttgtttcattggttttagttttatttttttgtcttctctgttttttgtttggttttcttatttcttctctgtatttttcttttcttttggattcATTTTAAATTTTCCATATATGTTagcaacatttttctaatacatgtctaacattttttctatacaaatttaacatttttttaatacatggtcagtAATTTTTAAATACATATTTAtcatattttttaaatgcttgattaacatttttttgatACATCGTCAAAAAAATTCTATACATAATTGTAAACTTTTTCATATGtttgatcaacatttttcaaatacaaaattAACATTTATTAATACATGGCCAACATTTTTTTCTATGCATATTTATTGTTTTTTCAAATGTTTTGATTAATAATTTCTAAATGCAATATTAGCATTTTTTGGAACAcattgtcaacattttttctatacacattcagCATTtaccaaatgcttgattaacatttttcaatacttgttcaacattttataAAATGCTcgattagtattttttttatatatGATCAACCAAATGCATcattttttttaatacatggtcaacattttatcTATACACATctgacatttttcaaatgcttgatcaacatttaacaaatatttgttcaacattttttaaataattgattaacatttttatatacatgaagaATTAATTTCAGCATTTtgtaatacatgatcaacattttttctatacacatttaacatttttcaaatgctttgtctagcattttttaaataattgttcaacattttttcaaatgcttttaCTAATATTTTTATACACATCATCAAAATACTTCATCATTTTTTAATTCATGGTCAACATGTTAtgtatacacattcaacatttttcaaatgaatAATTAACTTCTTTTCAAAATATTATTGAAAGTCTACTTTGTAATATATATGTTTAGAACATTTGAAagtgtaaaaataaataaataaaggaataaaaaataaaaacataaaaaaagGTAATAAGGCAGTGTTCTACCGCGAACTAGGCTGGCCGATATGCCCGCATGCTTCAGCCCAACGATCTATGCCCGCATGCTTCTACTCGCTGAAAGCGAGACATAGGCGCTCCGCCATCATTCCGTTCACTGATGCAAATGATCTATGTCGGGCTGCATTAGAAGTAGGAAGCCCAAATTTTGCATGAGGCCCAACAACGAATCAGCCCAACGACGAAGCTGCAGAAGTGCTACCTCAGAATATTTTTGGCAAACAGCTCTGAAAGAGTAGTAGCGCTGCCATGACTTTCAGAGGTTAATTAGGAGAAGAACAAGCACTGACATAGAGTAGCTGGTTCGACCGTTGAACACAAAGGGCGGATCTTGACCAACTATGCTTTTGCTTTGTATAATAAAAAAGTTGGCCACCATGATCACGGGTTCTTTTTCTGGCTGAACTGGCACGAATTCGAGTTATGACACAGAACAGCACGAGTAATGATGGGAGAAGAGCAGACACAAAAGCTGGAGCCCATCATTTGCCCCCTCTTTTTATTCTTTTCCTAGGAGCTTCTTCTTTCTCTGGTGGGCAGCCGCCATAAATTTACAGCCATCACACTTCTCCTCTTTCAGTAGTCCGTAGATTGTACACCATTTTCCAGTCCCAAGGATGATCGTTTCCCTTTTTTATCTGATGGCCAGTGACGTGTACTGTGAGTAGAACAAGATAATAATgtaacaaaaaagaaagaaagaaagacacgGGGCTTTGCAAGAGAGGAACAGTTTATCATATATATTCACAAGTTGGAGGGCCTTGATTTGAGGCAGTGCCTACGATGTCTAACATGGTTTCATGGTATGTTCATACTACTCTCAccgtcccaaaataactgtctctactttgtactaactttagtataaagttatattaaagttgagacacttattttgggacggagagagtatttgACATAGATTCATGTATCCCCCTTGTCCGCGTCCGACGTAGGTACTGCTGAAGCTTTGCATATCGGACACCAGTTCTTCTGTCGAAGCCACTCCTGAATGCAGCACACATGGTACTGATGCTCGCACTTCATTCTGCCAACCTCTTCGTCCTCAATGTACTCCTCCTGTAATATCCAGTCAATGTCAAAAACATATGTAAGCAGCACAAAAACAAATAACAGTATAGTAATGCACAAACAATAGTTTCTTGCGAAAGAAGCAGTAATAATGGCCCATGAACTGGGAAATACCTGGCATATGCTGCATTTGACATCATCTACTACAGGTTTGTTCACTTCTAGCGCTGGATTCGCTAGCTTATACACGACTCGACTGAGACACTTCTCCAATTGCTCTTCAGAAAGGGCAGTGCTCACGGAGCCAATTCTATCCTCTAGTTGTAATAATTCCTGAGCGAAACAAAACATATCAGCTTCTGGTGTCTGAACTTCATGAGCATAGGGCTACATTTTAAGATCTATACACGCAAACTGAATGGTTACAGAGTAACAATTCTTAACAAAGAAAAGAACGGCTCTAATCAAATTCTTACGGCAAAATCAATATCATGGTAATAATACCTCATAAGACATGTCGTCAATATCCATTCTCATATCTCTATGCTGATCATTCAAGCCAAGGCCACTGAGGAATAGATTGGTTTCCAGCACCAGCAATTGCTGCCAATATTTTGTACAGAACACGCTTCAGAGCTAAGTTGgcaagaaaagagaaaattaaagTTGCAAACAAGGACAAAAGGACTGACCTCATAAGACAATTCATCATGTTGTTCGATCCTTTCCAATGCTAGCAACACCTGTACACAATAAGCATTCCATATATCAACACTGTTATTGCTTTCTCATGTCAAGACTTCCTAGCAGCTCATAAAAAGCATTGCACTTTAAACTATGATAGTTTGATCAGTTTCATCACAAACAAAACCTAAGCACAAAATCAAACAACTCAGACAGTACATGGAAAAACAAATTTACCTCTGCAATTCCGTCCATGTTCATGCGCCTGTAGACATCTCTAAACATTTGTGGGGAGCTATCCTCGGGATGAGAACTCCCTCTGCTCCTTGATGTACGGTTACTAGAGCCTTGACGACTAGAAGAGTAAATTGCATGAGGCAACTCCATAGGAAAAGGCCTTGTTGACCTCTGTGGAGGAACTTCGTTCATCGAAAATCGGGCCCAATCTGGTTGACGAGCCCCCGAAACAGTCTCGCGCAGAGCAAACACGCCCTGCTCTGTTTCATCTGGCATCCTCATCCTAGCCTGCTGAGTAGAAGGACGCCTAGTCCTTACTGAATCTGCAGAATCCCGAATAATTCTGTTGCTAGTCCTTGTTGTTTGTTGAGAAGCTGATTGTTCAGAGTCTCTGACTCTAGGACCAGTACTGCCAGGATACAAAGAAGGCTGCCCACTTAAAGCCCTTGGTCTCGAAGAAGTCTCCCCATCAGAAATCCTCTTTCTCGTAATCTCAGTCCTCTTACTATGGACAGAATTAGATGAAGAACAGCCTGACGGCAAAACATCAGAGATTGATGTGCAACCAAGGTTTTTTATACCACGCCTTTGTACACCAGGACCAGCACCATTTGATGATTTCACACCAATGACCAAATTGCGAGGTCCGTCAGGCTGATGGACAGAAGTAGATGCAGTTTGAGTTTTACCCAAACCTATTTCCTCTTTATCCTTCTGCCTACGTGGTTTAGTCCTCAATGCAGTATTTCTCGCCACGGAATCAACTACATGTGAAGAACTCCCTGAAGAAACAGATGAATCTAAGACTTCAGGATCTAGCCCTGTTGGCTGATCCCCAGTGGTTGATGTGGATGATGAATCTTCAGACTCAATCTGCTGAGCACATGGATGCCCATCCTCCTCACCAGCAATAGCTTTCTTGCTACTCTGCAGACGGTTGACAACAGTTCTTCTGTTACTACTTTCAGCATTGTTAAACTGTGCCGACAATGGGCGCCTTAGCTTTTCGTCGCAATTCTTTCTGACAGGAGCTTTTGAAGAGCTTGCAGATACAGACTTGGATCCTGATGAATTAAAGGAGTCACGCAAATACCCCGGCTTTTCCTTGTTGCCAGCCCATGTTGCTTTTGTGGGGTTGAGCTTTGTGGTGTTCCCTGCCTTATTCTGGAACTGATTTGGTCTCTCCTCATTGCTTTGATTTCTCAAGGAGACACCAGAACCCCTTCTTAGAATGCCAATTGTTGTGGTGGATCTACCGGCGTTCTCCTCCATGGCAACTTGTGTTACACTTCTGCAGCCACAATGCAATGAAAGTTAGGAACTGATGTTGCCACAAACAGTCAGAAAGGTATCCTCCAATATGTAAATCCACATGTAGAAATGATACAGTTCATGAAAGAAAATGGGAAGAAGGTAATGATACCAATCTCCAATAGCACCA
This genomic window contains:
- the LOC123160576 gene encoding probable E3 ubiquitin-protein ligase RHG1A is translated as MEENAGRSTTTIGILRRGSGVSLRNQSNEERPNQFQNKAGNTTKLNPTKATWAGNKEKPGYLRDSFNSSGSKSVSASSSKAPVRKNCDEKLRRPLSAQFNNAESSNRRTVVNRLQSSKKAIAGEEDGHPCAQQIESEDSSSTSTTGDQPTGLDPEVLDSSVSSGSSSHVVDSVARNTALRTKPRRQKDKEEIGLGKTQTASTSVHQPDGPRNLVIGVKSSNGAGPGVQRRGIKNLGCTSISDVLPSGCSSSNSVHSKRTEITRKRISDGETSSRPRALSGQPSLYPGSTGPRVRDSEQSASQQTTRTSNRIIRDSADSVRTRRPSTQQARMRMPDETEQGVFALRETVSGARQPDWARFSMNEVPPQRSTRPFPMELPHAIYSSSRQGSSNRTSRSRGSSHPEDSSPQMFRDVYRRMNMDGIAEVLLALERIEQHDELSYEQLLVLETNLFLSGLGLNDQHRDMRMDIDDMSYEELLQLEDRIGSVSTALSEEQLEKCLSRVVYKLANPALEVNKPVVDDVKCSICQEEYIEDEEVGRMKCEHQYHVCCIQEWLRQKNWCPICKASAVPTSDADKGDT